One genomic window of Tachypleus tridentatus isolate NWPU-2018 chromosome 12, ASM421037v1, whole genome shotgun sequence includes the following:
- the LOC143235144 gene encoding RNA binding protein fox-1 homolog 1-like isoform X5 has translation MFSVRLGRLVHQPSIGALALPFPVAQQMVHSQMTASYGPYSQNDEQSSNQQKDTFVTPIVTTNGVEQQTQTDLDLEFSSGGQGQVATQTTTVGLNTSKPNQPKRLHISNIPFRFRDSDLRQLFGQFGPILDVEIIFNERGSKGFGFVTFASSVDADRAREQLNGTVVEGRKIEVNNATARTQTKKTTTIPNIAALRGVAIQRGRARGAFPHLSSPLSAAAAATALHGYTPLLLPGGVYQDPFLAYAGAERYQLPATYAASAAYTAAVARSYTAAAAAAAQPAGTYAAVAGSPSLYYTYGREYTDPYLGHTIGPVTGYGAAVYRSGYNRFTPY, from the exons CAAATGGTACACTCCCAAATGACTGCCTCCTATGGTCCTTATTCTCAGAATGATGAACAGTCATCTAACCAACAGAAGGATACATTTGTCACACCTATAGTAACCACAAATGGTGTAGAACAACAAACG CAAACAGACTTAGATCTAGAATTTTCATCAGGAGGTCAAGGACAAGTGGCTACCCAAACAACAACAGTTGGTCTTAATACTTCCAAACCTAACCAACCAAAACGTCTCCATATCAGTAACATTCCATTTCGATTTCGTGATTCTGACCTGAGACAGTTGTTTGGG CAATTTGGTCCAATACTcgatgttgaaattatttttaatgaacgaGGCTCAAAG GGGTTCGGTTTCGTAACATTCGCAAGTAGTGTGGATGCTGATCGCGCACGAGAGCAGTTGAACGGCACGGTGGTTGAGGGACGCAAAATAGAG GTGAATAATGCTACAGCAAGGACACAAACCAAGAAAACCACAACTATCCCAAACA TTGCAGCTTTGCGAGGAGTAGCAATCCAAAGAGGCCGAGCAAGGGGAGCTTTCCCCCATCTATCATCCCCCCTTAGTGCAGCAGCAGCAGCTACTGCCCTACATGGTTATACTCC ACTTCTATTACCAGGTGGTGTTTACCAAGACCCATTTCTAGCTTATGCAGGAGCAGAGAGATATCAGCTACCT GCCACCTACGCAGCCAGTGCAGCTTATACGGCAGCGGTGGCACGGAGCTACACTGCAGCGGCAGCAGCCGCTGCTCAACCTGCTGGCACATATGCAGCAGTGGCAGG CTCTCCTTCTCTGTACTACACATATGGTAGAGAGTACACTGACCCCTACCTTGGACACACTATTGGTCCAGTTACTGGATATGGG GCAGCAGTGTATCGAAGTGGTTACAATAGATTTACGCCATATTAG
- the LOC143235144 gene encoding RNA binding protein fox-1 homolog 1-like isoform X6, translating to MVHSQMTASYGPYSQNDEQSSNQQKDTFVTPIVTTNGVEQQTQTDLDLEFSSGGQGQVATQTTTVGLNTSKPNQPKRLHISNIPFRFRDSDLRQLFGQFGPILDVEIIFNERGSKGFGFVTFASSVDADRAREQLNGTVVEGRKIEVNNATARTQTKKTTTIPNIAALRGVAIQRGRARGAFPHLSSPLSAAAAATALHGYTPLLLPGGVYQDPFLAYAGAERYQLPATYAASAAYTAAVARSYTAAAAAAAQPAGTYAAVAGSPSLYYTYGREYTDPYLGHTIGPVTGYGAAVYRSGYNRFTPY from the exons ATGGTACACTCCCAAATGACTGCCTCCTATGGTCCTTATTCTCAGAATGATGAACAGTCATCTAACCAACAGAAGGATACATTTGTCACACCTATAGTAACCACAAATGGTGTAGAACAACAAACG CAAACAGACTTAGATCTAGAATTTTCATCAGGAGGTCAAGGACAAGTGGCTACCCAAACAACAACAGTTGGTCTTAATACTTCCAAACCTAACCAACCAAAACGTCTCCATATCAGTAACATTCCATTTCGATTTCGTGATTCTGACCTGAGACAGTTGTTTGGG CAATTTGGTCCAATACTcgatgttgaaattatttttaatgaacgaGGCTCAAAG GGGTTCGGTTTCGTAACATTCGCAAGTAGTGTGGATGCTGATCGCGCACGAGAGCAGTTGAACGGCACGGTGGTTGAGGGACGCAAAATAGAG GTGAATAATGCTACAGCAAGGACACAAACCAAGAAAACCACAACTATCCCAAACA TTGCAGCTTTGCGAGGAGTAGCAATCCAAAGAGGCCGAGCAAGGGGAGCTTTCCCCCATCTATCATCCCCCCTTAGTGCAGCAGCAGCAGCTACTGCCCTACATGGTTATACTCC ACTTCTATTACCAGGTGGTGTTTACCAAGACCCATTTCTAGCTTATGCAGGAGCAGAGAGATATCAGCTACCT GCCACCTACGCAGCCAGTGCAGCTTATACGGCAGCGGTGGCACGGAGCTACACTGCAGCGGCAGCAGCCGCTGCTCAACCTGCTGGCACATATGCAGCAGTGGCAGG CTCTCCTTCTCTGTACTACACATATGGTAGAGAGTACACTGACCCCTACCTTGGACACACTATTGGTCCAGTTACTGGATATGGG GCAGCAGTGTATCGAAGTGGTTACAATAGATTTACGCCATATTAG